From the Trifolium pratense cultivar HEN17-A07 linkage group LG4, ARS_RC_1.1, whole genome shotgun sequence genome, the window CAACAGATAAGGAAACATGTTTCTAAGATGTTTTGAACCTAATAAATTAAGAGCATTGCTATATAACGCGAATGAACTTCTCGCGAATTTTCACGAaggaaatattttcttttttcgtTTTTACTGTACTCCTATATATTACTAGTAACTACATCAATCTATGCAAATACCCATCATTGTTTTGTCAAGAAATACAGCCTCGTGAAATAGATCATTGTTAACAggtaaacaaaatcaaatttatgCAAATCATTATGACTCCATTTACAAGAAAAATGCATCAAACCTTCTGCTAGCAACATCATGAACCAAAAATGATTTCAATATGCTCTGAAAGTTTCAACAGAACACCATCAACTACACTCCTGCAAGTTTTGGGCTTAATTTATTGAACATCCCAGCAAACATTGAACAAAAGAGTAGGAAATAGGAACCTTCAACCACCAATTTTTTGACCACTTAACAAATTCGATTTCTTCAATAGCCAACCAGTTCATCTCCACCGATACACCCTCAAAACAAAGACTTTCTAAGAGTAGTTTGTTATCAAAATCTTCACTTTCCAAAACCCCATCTTAACAGTTCTttcaaacaagaaaaagaaaaaccaagttGAGAAAAGAGGTCAGCCTTGAGAGGTAATAGAAAAAGACCTCAATTGGTTACAAGAGATTAAGAGAGAAATTATGGAGAAGAGATGAAAACGACTAGTTAAAAATTTTAGAATAAGAAATTTTGGAAGACGAGGATGAGAGAAGAGATAAACAAgagcaaaataaattaatggaaATAATGCAAATCGGTGGACTAAAAGATGCCACGTCATTCGCTACACGTTCGTGATGCTCCTATTCGCGATAAGTAGCATTTctcataaattaattaaaaataatataaaattaaatgagattTTTCATGTTTGTTCAAGTTCATCTGTCACTCCATTCATTCCATATTCAGTATTCAGTGtaatatttgaaatatttaattttctcatatgtcattttagaatttagaatatgaataaaatattatttatttattttaattaatatgctCTTATTTATTACTTACTCTTAATCTCAACAAGAATTATAACTTTCGCTaatcctaaatataagaccatctacaatggtttcaacaccaaaaaatattcaacacccactttttcactccacatcattttctctttcttccacctaatcattcaacacacattcaacttttaccctctctaatagtttttatattcaacaccataccccaccactttctctaccccaccactttctatttcatattcttatttaaattttaatttttgtttttatgattaaataacattataattatcaattaaaattaaattaaaataatacacttaacaaaatttatttaaatatttttttttattttcttaatttaaaatgcaatacatcacacaaataacgtaattagtacgatacaaattaacttaaaatgcaatacaacacataagttacgtaattaatacgatgcaaactaacttaaaatacgaaacaacacacaaatacGAAACAAATCATCTTTAATCCTGAAACATTCCAAATTTTGTCCATATGTGCTTCACTAGATCTGCTTGCAATTCGTGATGAGCTTTTTGATCACGGAACTCAGATCTAGCACGCACATGATTTGCAAAAGCGGGTAATACCTTAGTTGAATATGGTCGCGGTGCACTAGATCCACTTTCCTCAGACTGCTCAAAATCGGTCCAACGTTGAGCATATGAATCTCGCTCATCCTCAACAATCATATTATGTAATATGATGCAAGACCTCATGATGATACTCAGATCGGCTATGTCCCACAAGCGAGCTGGTTCACGGATGATTTTAAATCGAGCTTGAAGCACTCCAAATGCACGTTCGATGTCCTTCCGACATCCCTCCTGATATTTTGCAAATAACTTATCGGGTTCACTTTGAGGAAGTCTAATAGATTTGACGAAAGTTGGATAAGAAGGGTAGATACCATCGGCTAGATAGTATGTCATATCATAGGGACGTTGATTCACATAGAAATTCACACTTGGAGTCTTTCCCTGTTCCACGTCATCAAAAACAGGTGAACGGTCTAGAACGTTTATGTCGTTCAACGTTCCCGGACATCCAAAAAAGGCATGCCAGATCCATAGATCATGAGATGCAACTGCTTCAAGAATAACTGTGGTGGTTCCCTTATCCCCCCTAGTAAATTGACCTTCCCATGCTTTAGGACAATTTTTCCACTCCCAGTGCATGCAGTCAATACTCCCAATCATCCCTGGGAACCCCCGTAGTTCACTTACATGTAGTATTTTTTGCAGGTCATCTTGGGTTGGTGCTCTGAGATACTCTTGCTCATACAATCGTATGATTCCTTTACAAAATCTACGTAAGCACTATAATGCAGTAGTACCTCCTATTTTGATGTACTCATCGACCGCATCTGCTGCCATACCGTATGCTAACATTCGCATTGCTATGGTACATTTTGCTAAAGGTGATATACCTTCTTTCTTGGCAGCATCAGCTCGCTGAGTGAAGTAGTTATCACTACTTGAAAGGTCCCCAACGATTCGAAggaaaagatgtttttgcatgCGGTACCGACGACGAAACATTGCATCGTCATATGTAGGCTCATTGGCAAAGTAGTCGTCAATTAGTCTTTGGTTTGCAGCTGGATGATCTCTATTGACATATTTTCTACTACGAGGTGCACCATCTTCCAATATTTTTTTCCGACGCTCTCTAAATCGGTTGAGTACATAAGTTTCTTCAACTTCACGATTTTGCAAGTAGGCTGCGACATCAAAATCATCGCTTGATGGATCCATTGTTTGTGATATTGGAAGTAGATTGGGTGAGATTTAGGATCTTGATACATAAATGGATGAGTCCCTATATATAGATTCAATTTGGTCCACTGACGGATTTCAAATAATTATTGTATAGAGTTAAAGCAAGTTGGGTAGTGGacacaataattaaagcaaGTTGGGTGGTGGATACAATAATTAAAGCAAACACGTAGTACAAATACTTAAAACAAACCTTACATTGACATATCACAATAATTAAAGCAAAGACTACACTGACTTATTCAATCACAATAATTGAAGCAAACACTACAGACAAATATTTAAAGCAAACACTACATTGATTGAAATTAATTATGGAAACAGTTCTTGGGCCAATGTGTCCAACATGACTTTCTTCCGGTCATCGAGATTCTCATCAGAACTTAACTTCAGatacattttcattttcttaagtCTGTTTTTCTCTTGTTGATTGGAAACTACCATTGCCAAATGTTCCACCTCTTTCTCCCTCATTTTCATGTAAGTATCCCATTCTTTGTCCACCACCTCTGTGGGTGTGGAAGCtttcttttttcccttctttttgGCTGTATCCCTACCTATAGGACGAGCACTAGATCCTACAGAGTTTGAGCCACATGCATCACTCTCGTGAGATCTCTTAGATCCACTACTTCCAGATCCTACTTGACTACTATAACGTGGTTGATCACGGAGAGCATTCCATTCTTCCATTAAAGTGAACCGAACATTCTTCCCACATGCATATATTTCCTGCGCTTTTGCCAAAACATCATTCTCGGACCAACCACTTCCTTGGAGACGCTTAGCGCCATCATAAGCGCCAATCCATTTACCCAgtattttgttcatataattAAAACGGTTTCGGCATGCAACTCCATCACGCGGAGGATCGAATGAGCAATGCTCATTACAATAGTCAGCAATTTGACCCCAATATGTTTCACCTTTCTGGTTTTTCCCGACAACACTGCTTGTTCCAAATTTGATCCACCCACTAATTAGCACCAAATTTTGTTCAGTGTTCCATGATGGTTGATGGTTTTTCTTGCTCACAGGAGTTGAATCTTCATTAACAATAGTTAATTGTGTTGAAAATTCGGGAAAGTTAGTTGTACCACCACTCGAAAAATTTTCATTAACCATCGGCATGTAACCATTAAACGGGGGTGTTTGAGATGGATTTCTCAGCATAGTTCCATAATATGGATGAAAGTTTGGAACAAAGgatgattggttgaaatttggtgttaaaccaaaattaggtgtgttttgaggatgttgattgaaaaattgatttgaattttgataattgttgggattttgataattgttggggttttgataattgttggagttttgataattgttgggattttgagaattgttgggattttgagaattgttgggataattagaagaattgttgggatccatttcactaaaaaaagattaaaacttcaaaataaagactaattagaaagataataatagattaagatagtgaaaaatttggtttttttttctgtgtccaaatgaaatgaaccaagtctctatttgtagagaaaaaaaatcacgaattttggtaaaaaaataaaaaattaaaaaattaatttgcaatgagataattgagtttaaaggataaaaatcataaaaatccacTGGACCAATCAGCAGCTGCCACATCGCTGCCTTTTATCTTTAGGAcagtttctctctccgcgtaACCACTCCACACGCGTGCTGTCGGCGCGTGTGCCACATGCGCCTGTCTGGATCAATTAAAACGCGCTAGCTGTCCCGGTTTGCAGAGTTCAACACAGTTTAAACTCTTCATCACCTCTTTCTTCCACATCAGATTCAACATGTCAAATGCAATGGTTTCAACTGTTGAAAGAGAGATTCAACACTCCATTGTAACTAGTCTAAGAGAAAGTGTAGTCAACAAAAGTTGGATGTGattgatttaaaatttgatcatatacataaataaatattagcataagTAGTATAATactaaataattttcttatgtAAGATACATAACGTTAGAGGGAGGAAATCACATTTTAGTTGACTATACAATGAATTTGTTATCGTCTCTAtgcataaattaattttagtcGTCTATACAATGAATTTTAGTGCATAAATTAGTATAGGTGTAAGTAGCTACCATAAAATGaaccaatacaaaaaaaaaatgctgatCACACATTATGAGAATAAAAGTAGTTAAATCACGAATAAGAACCAAATATAGAAAGAATCAAAATCTCCATGGAAATAATGTTCTGCACAAACAAACTTGTGTTTGTGAATTCATTGAAAAACATCATTTAAATATCAAATAGTACAATATATAAAACTTAGCAATCCCATTTATCGAACATTCATCACCACATAcatcaaaatattaatcattTCCAATATCTATATGAAGATCATTATTCTCTTTTGCATCATCACCTTGACATGTGTTTTTTTTGGAAATGTTGTTTCAAATGATAATCATCTCCCATACAAAGCTATCTTCAACTTTGGTGACTCTATAAGTGACACTGGAAATGCTATGAAGAGTTTTGGTCCCATGCCTAGCAATAGTCCTTATGGCTCAACATACTTCAAACATCCAGCTGGGCGTTTGTCGAATGGACGACTGATCATCGATTTTATTGGTAATTTCACTcatgttttataattttaagtaatttcaataaaatattctAGTGTGAaaggaacaaaaaataaaacagtacttagcatttttttacaaaaaataacatCAGTACGTACATTTTGGATATGCAATTATCTTTAAATTGTGACCATTTTAATTGTAGCTGGGGCATATGGATTGCCATTTTTGCCTGCCTTACATAATCTCACCAAAGATCAAGACATTATGAAAGGAGTGAATTTTGCATTTGCTGGTTCTAGTGCACTTGAATATAAGTTTTTCGCGCAACATGCAGTCACGCCACCAGGGACAAATAACTCGTTAAGTGTTCAACTTGGTTGGTTTAAGGAGCTAAAACCATCCCTCTGTAAAAGCAAAAAAGGTTATACCATATATAACTCTTTGATTAATTAATGTACATGtgtcaaataatatttattttctcaacATGTTTAATTAACACAACTATTGTTCTACTATGAAACAGCGTGTGATCGCTACTTcaaaaaatcattgttttttgTTGGAGAGATCGGTGGAAATGATATTTTGTCTTATGTTCTCACAAATAAACCCGTTACAGAAATTCGAGAAATCGTGCCCTTAATGGTTGAAGCAATTGCAAATACTACCTCAGTATGTTATGTCAATATTAAGTATTTGAATGTTTGATCCAATCATAAGAactaacaatttatttattatatattatcaaattaattaatctcATTAATTAACATGAATAAATGTAACGATATTTTTgctttatatattttctttctatttGGTAGGCATTAATTAAAGAAGGAAAATTCTAGGAAGAAGTCAAAAAACTCACTTCTTGAAAGAAGTCGCCACCGTGTCCAATTAATGAAACAGTTGAATTAGTCAATTGCCACATAAGATTATATGGTGTAGAAGGCTTACCATACATCTTCATGTTGCAAACAAGTCcctaacaaattaaaacttacaaaattaccccaaacttaatattgttttattaatcataattcccaaataatcaaatcaaataatcaaatcaaataagcaaataatcaaataatcaaatcacAATATCTGTTGTTTCATTGTTCGTATTTCCCCATTCACCAGCCAACCTGTTTGTTCTTCGTCCACCATTGTTGAACGAAGTGATTTCTTCAACTTCGTCGTTTCATCGTTCATCAACATCTTATTTTCTCACCACCCAACCTCATTTATCTTAGACTCTATCGTTCTCCTCCACCATTGTTGAACGAAGTTCGAGTTCGACATTCAAAAATCAGATGCTCGTCTCGTATTGAGTCGTATTAAGGTAAACGATTTAcaactttatttgtaattagGTATTAAGATATAATgatatcaaatattaatttgggtttgttaaatttgatttcaatttgtGAATTAGGGTTTTCTAGTGGAGGTCGTAAATTAATTTGGGAATTAGGTTAGATACCTTTTGATTTTAGTGTTTAGGTAATATGGTGGTTTTGTAATTGATGCTGAGCTGAGTTTTGTTTGGTGACAACTTGTGTTAATTCAGGATAACAATGGAAAACTATGATGAGTCTGctgatgttgatgttgatgttgaTTCCATTCATTCAAGTGAACGTGATTCATGGGACGAGGAGTTGGACGATGAAGAAAGTTATTCGATATCTAATATGAATCAAAAATCAGTGGATGGCGATCATTCAGCTGATAATGGCAATGATGATGGAGATGCAGTTGGATGCAATAGCCAGATAAGGTTTGATACCATAACTGCTGAAGAAATTCGTTCTATGGAATTTGCCACTCTTAATGAAGCTTATGACTTTTATTACCGTTATGGTAAGTATAATGGTTTTGCTGTTAGGAAAGGTGATAGTAGGGTAAGAGGTAGTGAAGgtaataaagtaataaaaatgaAGCAGTTTGTATGCAACAAACACGGTGTAAGAGAGAAGAGACACTTAGTTAGGGTAGATAGGAAATTAGAACATAGACGGTTGACCCGCACTAAATGTGGAGCCAGGCTTCGTGTGAAATACAAAGCTGAAAAAGATAGATATGTAGTTTCAGCTTTTGAAGAGACTCATAACCATGAATTAACCCCAGCTAGGTTTGTGCACTTACACCCCGTATATCGTAAAATTTCTGAAGTAGATAAGGCTCAGGTGGATAGTCTTCAGAAACGTGGCATTAGAACATGTCATATAATGGGGTACATGGTTGCACAGAAGGGTGGATATGCTGATGTTGGTTTTACAAAGAAAGATTTGTACaactattttgataaaaaaatgcgtGCTGTTATTAAAGATGGTGATGTTGCCGCAGCTTTAAACTACCTGAATATGAAGTCGTCTAGTGATCCCATGCTTTATGCTGAGTATGCTGTAGACAACGTTAATGGAAGAATGAAGACTCTTTTTTGGGCTGATGGGATTAGTAGGACCgactatttttgttttggtgatGTGCTTGCATTTGACACGACTTACAGGAAGAACAAGTACAACTATCCGTTGGTTGTATTTTCAGGGTGTAACCACCACTCTCAAACAGTAATTTTTGGTGCTGCATTGGTGTCAGATGAAACGACGGAGACGTATAAGTGGGTGTTGAGGTGTTTCCTAGAATGCATGGAAGGTAAACAACCAAAAGCGGTGGTAACAGATGGGGATGGGGCAATGAGAGAGGCCATAAAACAGATATTTCCCGATGCTAACCATAGGTTATGTGCTTGGCATTTGAATAAGAATGCAAGTGAGAATGTGAAGAACGGAAATAATTTTTTGGACGGTTTTTCAAAGGCCATGTACTCAAATTTTACAATAGATGAATTTGAAGAGTATTGGTCACAAATGATTAAAGAAAATGGAGTGCAAGGACATCCTTGGGTAGTCAAAACGTACGAGAATAGGTCACTGTGGGCTACTGCATATCTACGAGATAATTTTTTTGGACGTATAAGAACTACGTCGCAGTGCGAAGCTGTTAATGCAATAATTAAGAGTTATGTCAGGAAGCAAGGATgcatttttgaatttatgaacaACTTTGATCAGGCTTTGAGAGATTATAGAAATAATGAGTTGGTTGCTGATTTTAAATCATCGTCTACAGATCCTGTGTTGTCGACGCAACTGCCTGTGATTGAGAGTCATGCTGGTAAAATATATACGGCGGAGCTTTTCAAAGAAGTTAGACATGAAATATTGAAAGCCGGTGAATTGATAGTTAGGGAGAAAAGCGAAGTCGGGGGTAGGAAGGCTTATAGATTGACAAAATATTGTAAGGATGGTTATGAAAGAAGTGTTGTTTATGATGGTTCGACATTTGAGTGTTCATGTAAGAGGTTTGAGTCCCGTGGCATTCCGTGTTCTCATATTTTTTACGTAATGAAGGAAGAACACGTTGATCGTATCCCAAGCAATTTGGTTTTGACGCGATGGACCAAGGATGCAAAAATTCAGTTTTTGAACACCAGCAATTTTAATGATAATGTTGATTTGAATACGATTGCCGAAGCTCGTTTTGGTTCATATTGTACTGTTTTAACAGAGTTCTGCAAAGAAGCTTCAAAAAAAGATGGTGTTTATGCACAAATAATGGAAGACCTGATGCAGCTGAAAAAAAAGTATTGCAGTAAAGATGATGATGCAATCGGTACACAAAAGTCAGCAGTAGGCGATCCAGTTATGGTTAAGTGTAAAGGTGCtccaaagaaaaagaataatgtCGCAAAATCTGGCAGGCGCCGTTCAAATGGCAAAAATACAACTCCTAATTCGAAGAGATGTTCGGTAATTGTAATAAATCATTATTTGTTTGTCAGTTTTATATAATGTTTTACTGGTTATCGAGCATTGTAATTGATATTGTTAAATTTGCAGGGTAAACAACAAACGACAGAACAAGTGGCAGAACCGAATGTCGATTTGTACTCGGTGTCGATTTCTGATTCTGTAAGCCAAATTGCTGAGgtattatatttgtattttttgttatttggttATTATATTCTGAAAGCCAAATTGCtgatttggttttggtttaaaTATTGCGTAATTATATAAGCAATTATGTTGATTTTtcagaaaaggaaaagaaaagaagcttGCAATGTTCAAAGAAGTGTGCAAAACAAAACTTTGTATCCGCCGAGATACCGCGCTGCTACCGTTACGACACCTGAACATATGGAATTACAGAGCACAAGCAGAATTATGAATCAACAACTGTATCCTATGATGCCTATCGTACATCCGATGATTCAACCGATGCCCCTACAACCCATATACCCAATGTATGGACTGCAACCTGGAATGCAACAAGGAATGCAACATGGAACGAATGTTGGTCAAAGTTCATGCTATGGTCTGCTACAACATGTTATGAAATCTGCTAAGAATGATTGACTATTTTGAGTAGATTTGAATGTATTTTGGTAATAGTTAGGTAATGTTTATGGATGATTTTGGGTGTAATGTTTGTGAAATTGATGCAAGTTCATATTGTTTGCTGAATATGAACACTGATTCAGGCTTATATTGATGGTTGGAAGGTTTTCTTGAtgcaaattttataaaactgaAGGTTGAATGTGATATTATTTTAAGATTCATAATGCATAATAATGCAAATGGTTTACAAGTGTGTCAGTGGTTTAAGGTGTTTCATATTGCAAGCAGGATGTGGGTTCGAATCTTGTTTGCtacatttttaaatttgtttttaactGTTAACTGCAgtggaaataaattaaaaaaaaaagtggaacaGAGGAGGTTCGAACCAGGGACCTGAACATGATGGACAAATAACATATCCGCTAGACTGTGACAATTTCATTTGTAAATGTTTCATTCcgtaattatatatttatacacttagatcatgtttcaaaaaaaattagatctaTATTTAGTTTCTATAACAcatttaaattacattaaattaaataaaaaggaccaaacataaagtcattttaaaataagtggattacaaaaaataaataataataaatatccCAACTTACTCAAATTAAACGAGGCATTATTAACGATAGGTTTTTGCCAAGGGTTAAAGACCTATTATCTCGTCAatacgacatatactcaa encodes:
- the LOC123924434 gene encoding protein FAR1-RELATED SEQUENCE 5-like, yielding MENYDESADVDVDVDSIHSSERDSWDEELDDEESYSISNMNQKSVDGDHSADNGNDDGDAVGCNSQIRFDTITAEEIRSMEFATLNEAYDFYYRYGKYNGFAVRKGDSRVRGSEGNKVIKMKQFVCNKHGVREKRHLVRVDRKLEHRRLTRTKCGARLRVKYKAEKDRYVVSAFEETHNHELTPARFVHLHPVYRKISEVDKAQVDSLQKRGIRTCHIMGYMVAQKGGYADVGFTKKDLYNYFDKKMRAVIKDGDVAAALNYLNMKSSSDPMLYAEYAVDNVNGRMKTLFWADGISRTDYFCFGDVLAFDTTYRKNKYNYPLVVFSGCNHHSQTVIFGAALVSDETTETYKWVLRCFLECMEGKQPKAVVTDGDGAMREAIKQIFPDANHRLCAWHLNKNASENVKNGNNFLDGFSKAMYSNFTIDEFEEYWSQMIKENGVQGHPWVVKTYENRSLWATAYLRDNFFGRIRTTSQCEAVNAIIKSYVRKQGCIFEFMNNFDQALRDYRNNELVADFKSSSTDPVLSTQLPVIESHAGKIYTAELFKEVRHEILKAGELIVREKSEVGGRKAYRLTKYCKDGYERSVVYDGSTFECSCKRFESRGIPCSHIFYVMKEEHVDRIPSNLVLTRWTKDAKIQFLNTSNFNDNVDLNTIAEARFGSYCTVLTEFCKEASKKDGVYAQIMEDLMQLKKKYCSKDDDAIGTQKSAVGDPVMVKCKGAPKKKNNVAKSGRRRSNGKNTTPNSKRCSGKQQTTEQVAEPNVDLYSVSISDSVSQIAEKRKRKEACNVQRSVQNKTLYPPRYRAATVTTPEHMELQSTSRIMNQQLYPMMPIVHPMIQPMPLQPIYPMYGLQPGMQQGMQHGTNVGQSSCYGLLQHVMKSAKND
- the LOC123924435 gene encoding GDSL esterase/lipase At5g45910-like, giving the protein MKIIILFCIITLTCVFFGNVVSNDNHLPYKAIFNFGDSISDTGNAMKSFGPMPSNSPYGSTYFKHPAGRLSNGRLIIDFIAGAYGLPFLPALHNLTKDQDIMKGVNFAFAGSSALEYKFFAQHAVTPPGTNNSLSVQLGWFKELKPSLCKSKKACDRYFKKSLFFVGEIGGNDILSYVLTNKPVTEIREIVPLMVEAIANTTSVSPIKEGVTELVIPGNFPIGCNAAFLSIVDSKKKEDYDELGCLIPYNTLVEYFNEQLKCAIDTLRQNNPQAQIIYFDYYNDAKRLYQAPQKYGFTSDKNEILKACCGSNAPYNVDVKKPCGTTGTTVCSDPSKQINWDGAHLTEAAYRMIAKGLVEGPFANPSLKTPPFKIA